In the genome of Malania oleifera isolate guangnan ecotype guangnan chromosome 5, ASM2987363v1, whole genome shotgun sequence, the window TACCCAAAATTGAAGGGGGTCTGGGGGTATTTGATATTAAAGCATGGAACAAAGGCCTTCCCAGGCCTTATGGAACATACATGGTAAAAAGGATTCATTTATGGACCAAATGGGTGCATCACTTTTATCTGAAGGGGTCTTCACTATGGGCAGCTTCAGTAAAACATGAGGACTCTCCTTAACTTAAGAAGTCGATTGAAATGAAAAATCAGATACTACAGAGATGTGGGAATGAACAGGAAGCGGATAAATTGCTAAATTCATGGGGGCAGAATCCTAAATTGAGTTATGAATTTTGGAGAAATAGTGAAGTGAAAGTTCCATGGTTTAAAGAGGTGTGGAAGTGTGGATGTACACCCAAATATGCATTCACTTTGTGGCTGGGCATTAAAGGAAAGTTGTACGCTAGTGACAAAGTGTATGGGGATGATGTTAACCGTACTTGTGTTCTTTGTGGGATGGAACCTAAGACTATAGATCATCTATTCTTTAAATGTGACTTCTCCTCTTATGTGTGGGTTAGTCTGAGAAGGTGGATGGGATTAAGAAGAGATATGTCCACATTGAAGGCGGCCCTATAATGGCTACGCAAGGAGGCTAAAGGCAATGAGATTCATTCTGTAGGGAAAAGGATATGTTTGGCTATacagtttacttcatatgacacTTTAGGAACAAGATGAGATTTGAAGGCAAGCCTATTTCTGTGATCTGATCTAGGTGATCCAAAGGCACACCTATAGAATCGTTTTTGACAGGTATGGATTTCATGCTATTGATTGATGTTAGAAGGAAATGCTTATTTAGCTTTTTGATTATGCCTTGATCAAGGTTTTTGATGTAATTTGATACTTGCTATGTATGTTGGATGGGGAGTTGGTTCTCCTTCGCCTGGGTATGCCAGTGTATactgtacatatccattttggttAATGCAGATTTATCCTTactaatcaaaaaaaaaaaaaacataatttaagaACAAGACTAATTGATGGCATGAAGTAGTAAAagtatttttatgaattaattgatgacataaatttatgtataaatgcttatatatatatatattacttgtgtaaaaaaaataaaaatttaataatttgcACAAGATATTATCCCATGACTTAATTATTTCACGATTtaataattttatgttttatataaaattaaaaaaacaaatattaGGGACTCTTTCACTACATTCAACACTCCATGATCATTAGGGACTCCATCATGAGATAATCAGCATCATTCAAACCGAAAACAAAGAAAAATGCAGCAAAAAAACGATTACCTGGGCAACAGACTTCCCCTTATGCTCAGCAATTCCTGCCAATACCTGGTTGTCCACCACTTGGTTCCCCCAAGGCTTCCCTTTCGCACCCAGCGGCGAGAAAGCCGTGATATGGATACCTTTCGCCTCGCAGTACTCCCGCAGCTTCTTCTGCTGCCAAGCCGGGTTCATTTCCACCTTCGTTCCGAAATAGACCCCATTTCAGCATCATCACCATCAAGAAAATTATTCATGGAAATGCAAAATCAGTTCATCGCCATCAACATTCAATCCAACTGAACGTAGTAGACAAAAATGAACGAATTCTCACTTGATTAACGGCCGGAGGAATCCTCGCAAAGGAAAGCAACTCCTCTAGCTTCTTGCATGTGAAATTGCTTACTCCGATCGATTTTGCGAGGCCAAGCTCCTGGCATTCCTCCATCGCCGCCCAAACAGACCCCAAATCCATAGGAAGCAGATCCTCTTTCGTCATAGGCACCCCCTGTTTTCCCGGCTTCAGGCTCACCGGCCAATGAATTAGAAACAGATCAATGTACTCCATTCCAAGATTCCTGCGTAATTAACCAAACCAAAACTTCACATTAATTTCATAATGAAATTCTTGGAGGGGAGGGGTGGGGGGCGtaaggaaagagagagggagagagagttcaTATGGATGAATTACTTGAGAGAGTTGCGAAGAGCGGGGAGGACGCAATCGGAGTGAGCATCGGCACACCAAAGCTTAGAAGTTATGAAGAGATCGTGGCGCGATTGGATGAGCCCGAGACTCAATGCTTGGGCGACAGCATCGCCAAGGGGCTTCTCGGAGAGGTAAAGAGCGGCTGTGTCGAAGTGACGGTAGCCGACTTCGATGGCTTGCAGAATGGATTGTTTCACTTTCACATCGGATGCGGCAAAAGGGTACTCGGCGGTGCCGAAGCCTACAAGGGGAATCGATTTAGCCGTCTGCGAAACACTCAGGTGCGTCACCGGAATAATTTCACTGCTACATTCCATTTAAATGTTCATATCTTGCTCATGGAAAACACCTAAAATCGATTTATGCAAGGATCGATTGAGGCATATTCCGCAGTGACAAGAGCCACATACCACATATTCTTCATGCAttatccttttaaaaaaaaaattgaaaaagataatatattgtgaattgtgGCTCACACGGTCGATAGCATACACAAAGGGAAAGTGTGAAAGGACTCAAGTAACAACAAGGAAATCGTCGATGGTAAGACTctaatcgtcgacagtttggagTAGGATTTTAGACAAAGTACATTCTAACTAAAATCGCCGATAATTCGACTCAGAACACCCaatttagattttgaattttgaatgagAAATGGTTGGGGTTTGGAAGGAAAATCTctggaaactctatatatatgtcATATATGATATATTTAGAGTGTTGGTTGATGTAGATTGTGAGAATTGAGagtgtagacacctcattttatCCGGACCAAATAAAACAaaggtgttattattattattattattattattacaacaaaatacaaaaaagagaaatacataaaaaatacaaaaaagataAACACAAATCTATGTCTATacatattaagaaaaaaaataaaagggggGTGGGGAGCATCTCAACTG includes:
- the LOC131156525 gene encoding non-functional NADPH-dependent codeinone reductase 2-like; its protein translation is MECSSEIIPVTHLSVSQTAKSIPLVGFGTAEYPFAASDVKVKQSILQAIEVGYRHFDTAALYLSEKPLGDAVAQALSLGLIQSRHDLFITSKLWCADAHSDCVLPALRNSLKNLGMEYIDLFLIHWPVSLKPGKQGVPMTKEDLLPMDLGSVWAAMEECQELGLAKSIGVSNFTCKKLEELLSFARIPPAVNQVEMNPAWQQKKLREYCEAKGIHITAFSPLGAKGKPWGNQVVDNQVLAGIAEHKGKSVAQVCLRWVHEQGVSLVVKSFNEERMKENLKIFDWELSPEELEKINQIPQHRGTLGEGFVSENGPYKTLMELWDGET